In Excalfactoria chinensis isolate bCotChi1 chromosome 5, bCotChi1.hap2, whole genome shotgun sequence, a single genomic region encodes these proteins:
- the LPXN gene encoding leupaxin yields the protein MEDLDALLAELEQSSQPAPTNCMLLTPSTRQQDAPPGKPPAPSSQKPLASTAPKVPLPPRAQPSGKGLETVYSSPVPTPQPLPASPEPTAAARQLDELLADLGQMQSKLAAVGQGAGAPVGPENSLDHMLGGLTRDLQELGITAAPAAVCAACHKPIAGKMFTALGETWHPEHFTCTRCGQELGGRPFFERGGQAYCEEDYHQAFSPRCAYCAGPIRERVLTAMDQTWHPEHFFCAHCGKVFGEEGFHERGGKPYCFQDFVVLFAPKCQGCERPLTDNYLSALQGVWHPECFVCADCFSSFTNGSFFELEGRPYCELHFHQRQGSVCHGCGHPITGRCITAAGRKYHPEHFICAYCLSQLHKGTFREQGDKMYCQACHDKLFL from the exons ATGGAGGATTTGG ACGCGttgctggcagagctggagcagagctcCCAGCCAGCCCCCACAAACTGCATGTTGCTGACacccagcaccaggcagcaggATGCACCTCCAGGCAAGCCCCCGGCCCCCAGCAGCCAGAAGCCACTTGCTTCAACAGCCCCGAAG GTGCCACTGCCACCTCGGGCTCAGCCTTCAGGCAAAGGTTTGGAAACCGTGTACAG cagcccTGTGCCGACCCCACAACCTCTGCCTGCTTCGCCTGAACCCACAGCGGCCGCCCGGCAGCTGGATGAGCTCCTGGCTGACCTGGGCCAGATGCAAAGTAAG CTGGCAGCGGTGGGGCAAGGAGCCGGAGCGCCGGTGGGCCCCGAAAACTCTCTGGACCACATGCTGGGTGGCCTGACCCGGGacctgcaggagctgggcatCACTGCTGCTCCCGCTGCCGTCTGTGCCGCCTGCCACAAGCCCATCGCCGGCAAG ATGTTCACAGCCCTAGGTGAAACCTGGCACCCCGAGCACTTCACCTGCACCCGCTGCGGGCAGGAGCTGGGCGGGCGGCCCTTCTTTGAGCGCGGGGGGCAGGCGTACTGTGAGGAGGATTACCACCAGGCCTTCTCCCCACGCTGCGCCTACTGCGCTGGCCCCATCCGCGAG AGAGTCCTCACCGCCATGGACCAGACCTGGCACCCCGAGCACTTCTTCTGCGCCCACTGCGGGAAGGTGTTCGGAGAGGAAG GTTTCCATGAGCGCGGTGGGAAACCCTACTGCTTCCAGGACTTCGTGGTCCTCTTCGCCCCCAAGTGCCAGGGCTGTGAGCGGCCACTGACCGACAACTACCTGTCAGCCCTGCAGGGTGTCTGGCATCCCGAGTGCTTCGTCTGCGCG GACTGCTTCAGCAGCTTCACCAACGGCTCCTTCTTCGAACTGGAAGGCCGGCCCTACTGCGAGCTGCACTTCCACCAGCGGCAGGGCAGCGTGTGCCACGGCTGCGGGCACCCCATCACCGGCCGCTGCATCACAGCCGCCGGGCGCAAGTACCACCCCGAGCACTTCATCTGCGCTTACTGCCTGAGCCAGCTGCACAAAGGCACCTTCCGTGAGCAGGGGGACAAGATGTACTGCCAGGCCTGCCACGACAAGCTCTTCCTCTGA